Part of the Candidatus Tumulicola sp. genome is shown below.
AAGGTGCGCAAGATGGTCGGCGGCGGGATGCGTCAAGCAGGCGTGATCGCCGCGGCCGCGCTCATCGCGCTGCGCGACGGTCCGCGGCGCTTGCAGGACGACCACGACAACGCCAAAGCCTTCGCCGGCGAGCTCTTGGGGAGCGGCCTATTCGACGTCGACCTCTCAAGCGTGCAGACGAATATCATCTCGTTCAGCCTCAAGAGCGCCGGGTCCGACCCCGATGCGCTCTTGGCCGCATGGCGCGCTGCCGGCGTTGCGGTCAACAGTCTCGGCGGCGGCCGGTTCCGCGCCGTGACCCATCTCGATGTCTCGCGCGAACAGGTGCTGGCCGCCGCGGCACACATGATCGAAGCAGGGCGCAAACAGCAAGGAGGAGTCCGTGTCTAACTTTCGCTTTTTATCTTTCGCGTTGGCCCTGGTCGTCATGCAAGCCGCTGTTCCCGCGGCGTCGCTGCCCGCAGCGCCCGCCGGTGACGCCGCCTTGACCGCGCTGGCGAAAGACTACTATCGCGCCGAATGGCTATTCTCGCCGACCGGGGCGACGGGTACCGGCGTCCACGACTACGACGATCGTTTGGATCCGGTGACGCCGGTAGCCATCAAGGCCGAGATCGCCCACCTGCACGCCACGCTCAACGCGCTTGCCGCGATCGACGCGGCGACGCTGTCATTTGACGGGCAGGTGGATCAAAAGTCGCTCGACGCGTCCATACGCGGCAACTTGTATCAACTCGAGGAACGCGCCACCTGGCAAAGCGATCCCGGGTACTACACCGGCATCGGAGCCGGCGGCGTGTACGCGATCATTTCGCGCGCTTTCGCTCCGGCTTCCAAGCGTCTCACGCTTGCGATCGACCGCGAGGCGCAGCTTCCGGGGCTGTTGCAGCAGGCCGAAAAGAACATCGTGCCCACACTAGTGCCGGCGATCGTCGCGAAAGTCGCGGAACTGGACGCGCAAGGCTCGGTCGATTTCTTTTCGACCGACGTGCCGAGGGCGTTTGTTGGAGTAGGAGACGCCGCCTCCCAAGCGCGTTTCAAGGCCGTCAACGCCGCAGTGATGGCTGCCTTCAAGAGCTATGCGAGCTTCATCCATACAAGGGTCGCGCCCAAGGCTCACGCTCCGTACGCCATCGGCGCCGCGACATACCGCCGGCTGGAACAGCTGCAGAACATCGAGGATATTCCGCTCGATAAACTGCTCGCGATCGGCGAAGCGCGCCTGGCGCGGGATAAAGCCGACTTCATCGCCACGGCCAAACGGATCGATCCCAAAAAGACGCCCGGGCAAGTGCTCGCCGACATCCAAAAGAACCACCCGACCAACGCGCAGCTGCTCTCCGTCGCGCAAGCGCAGCTCGCGCAGCTGGTCAGCTTCATCAAGGCCAAGCACATCATCGATCTGCCCGACGCGCCGATCGCCAAAGTCATCAAGACGCCGCAGTTCGCAGCCCAGACGACCTTTGCGTCCATGAATTCGCCGGGCCCGCTCGAGACGGTTGCCACCGAAGCCTACTACAACGTGACGCTCGCAGATCCGAAGTGGCCTGCGGACAAGGCCGAGCAGCATTTGAGATTCTATACCCCTTACTGGCTGCTGATCGTGTCGGCCCACGAAGCATATCCCGGCCACTACGTCAACTATCTGTTCAACAAAGAGCACGATCTGAGCCTGATCCGCAAAATAGAGTGGAACCCGGCGTTCGGCGAAGGCTGGGCGCATTACGACGAGCAGATGATGGTCGACGAAGGGCTTGGCGGCGGCGACCCGCGCTACCGGCTCGCACAACTATCTGGGGCGTTGTGGCGCGACTGCCGCTACGTGGTCGGCATCAAGGAGCACACGCAGGGCATGACGGTGGAACAGGCCACCAAATTCTTCATGGACAATTCGTATCAGCCGCAGGAGCCGGCATTTCGCGAGGCGGTACGCGGCACGATGGATCCGCTCTACGGCTACTACACGCTCGGCAAGCTGATGCTTCTCAAACTGCGCGACGACTACAAAACGAAGCTGGGCGCAGATTACAGTCTGGCGAAGTTCCACGATGAGTTGCTGTCGCACGGCGACCCGCCCATCTACTTCATGCGGAAGTATCTGCTGGGCCAGGACGATAAGGGCTCCTTATTGTAATCTCTACGACCTTGTACAGACTAGCACTCGTGCTCGCCCTCGTCATGACGGCGGTGATGCCGCCATCGCACGCTCAGGCGCGCCTAAAAGCGAGTGCAGGCGTGCAGACCATGCCGGCGGTCACGCGCAATGCCGCCCCTGAGGTCACGCTCGATGCAGTCGGCGATGTGATGCCGGGCTGGGGCGTCGCAGCGCTTGTGAACAAGCCGGGTCCGGACGCCCCATTCGCCTTGATGCACCCGATCTTCGCAGCCGCTGACGCCGTCATCGGCAATCTCGAATGCCCCCTGTCGTACCGGGGTAAACCGACCAAAGCGAAGAGCAAGGCGGCGCTGAAAGCGCGCAAAGAGTTTCTGTTGCGCGGGCCTCCAGAGGCGGCCACCGGGATCGCGAACGCCGGTTTTGCGGCGATGTCGCTGGCCAACAACCACATGATGGACTTCGGCCCAGTCGCGATGCGCGACACGCTGTCCGCGCTTCGCGATGCGGGCATTGGGACCGCCGGCGCAGGTGAGAATTCCGCGGAGGCATGGCAGCCGGCCTACTTCGAGCGGCGCGGGCTGAGGTTCGCCTTGCTCTCTTTTTCCGATGTGATTCCGATCGGGTATGCCGCCTCCGCCAAAAGCCCCGGCATCGCGGCCGGGCGCAGCACGATCACCGGTGAGATCGACAGGCCGTATCTGAAGACGTTAACGGAATCGATCAAACTGGCGCGCAGCCAGGCCGACGTGGTGATCGTCTTCGAGCACTGGGGCGACGAATTTGTCGGACGACCTTCCAAGGAGCACGTCCTTGAAGCGCACGCGGCGATCGATGCCGGAGCCCTTTTGGTCATCGGAGCGCACCCGCACGTGCTCGGACCGATCGAGTCGTACCACGGCGGACTCATCGCCTACACGCTGGGGAACTTCGTCTTCGACACCACCCCGGGCCTGAAAACGCGCAGCGCGGTCTTGCAGATCCATCTGCGAGGCGACGCGATCACATCGTGGGAAGCGGTGCCGGTCGAGATCAAGGGCGGCGTGCCCAGCCCCGTCGGCGGGCGGCTGGTCGCGGCGCCGTTGCGTTGGCACTTTAGTTCGCGCCATGCCTACGGACCCCCGGAATAGGAGGCTTTGGAAGCGATGCTGGAACTCGACAAGACCACATTCCAAAAGCTTTGGTCGCGCGACCAGTGGTCGGCCTTGCCCGTGAACCGCTCGCTGCTCTCGCCGCTTTCGTTCCTCGAGCGCAGCCTGCACGTTTTTCCGGATAGAGTCGCGGTGGTCGACGGAGACCGCCGCTACACCTACGCGCAGTTCGGCGAGCGCATCTACCGGCTCGCCAGCGCTCTGCGCGGCGCCGGCATCCGCAGCGGCGATCGCGTCGCTGTGCTGGCGCCGAACTCCGACGAGGTGCTCGAGGCGCATTTCGGTGTGCCGCAGGTCGGCGCGATCCTCGTCGCCATCAATATCCGCCTGAGCGCAGACGAGATCACCTATATCCTGCAGCACTCCGGCGCCAAGGCGATCATCATCCATCCCGATTTCGCGGATCTGCTCGCTCACGGCATCAAGGACACCAAGATCGAAAACCTGATCTGGACCGGCGCGCCGCCGAGCGATCCCGGTTTGAAGGGGCCGACGTACGAGGAATTCATCCAACGCGGCAGCCCCGAACCGTTCAACCTCGGCATCGACGACGAAGAACAGCCGATCAGCATCAACTATACGAGCGGCACGACCGGTCGCCCCAAGGGCGTTCTCTACACGCATCGCGGCGCATATCTCAACGCGCTCGGAGAGGTCTATCAGGCCGGCCTCACCGGCGACAGCATCTACCTCTGGACGCTGCCGATGTTCCACTGCAACGGTTGGTGCTACACATGGGGAGTGACCGCGACCGGTGCGCGCCACGTGGCTTTGCCGAAAGTCGACCCCAAACTCGCCTTCAAACTCATCGTAGAAGAGAAGGTCACGCACATGTGCGCCGCGCCGACCGTGATCGTCGCGCTGGCGGCCGAGGCGACGCCGGATTACCGATTCCCGCGGCTCATCCGCATCGTCACCGCTGGAGCGCCGCCTCCGCCGACCGTCATCTCGCGCATCGAATCCATGGGCGCCGTGCTCACGCACGCCTACGGCCTCACGGAGACGTACGGGCCTCACACCGTCAGCGAGTGGCGCGCCGAGTGGAATGACAAACCCGCCGAGGAGCGCGCGCGCATGAAGTCACGCCAGGGGGTCGGCTACATCCACGCGCCGGAGCTGCGCGTGGTGGACGATGAGATGCGCGACGTTCCCGCCGACGCCGCCACGATGGGCGAGGTCGTCATGCGCGGCAACAACGTGATGAAGGGCTACTTCAACGATCCGGCCGCTACCGAAAAAGCGTTTCGCGGCGGCTGGTTCCACAGCGGCGACCTGGGAGTGATGCATCCGGACGGTTACATCGAGCTGCGCGACCGCGCCAAAGACATCATCATCAGCGGCGGTGAGAATATCTCCACCATCGAGGTCGAGCGCGCCGTCTATGCCCACCCCGCGGTTCTCGAAGCCGCGGTGGTCGGGATTCCGGACGACAAATGGGGCGAGGTGCCGAAGGCGTTCGTCACGCTGAAGAGCGGCGCCAGCGCGACCGAAAAAGAGATCATCGACTTCGTGCGCGAGAAGATCGCGCACTTCAAGGCGCCCAAGGCGGTAGAGTTCGGACCGCTGCCGAAGACGTCGACGGGCAAGGTCCAGAAATTCAAGTTGCGCGAGAAGGAATGGGCCGGCCGCGAGAAGAGGATCAACTAACCGCCATGGCGACCGAAGTCAAATCCACGCCGCACGTGCTCGTCCAAGTCGACGGCGCGATTGCGACCATCACGTTGAACCGTCCGGAGAAACGCAATGCGTTGTCGCTGGAGATGATGCGTTCCTTGACCGCCGCGCTGCGGCAGGTCGGCGCGCAACGCGCGGTGCAAGTCGTGGTGCTCGCCGCGAACGGTCCGGTGTTCTCCGCCGGCCACGATCTCTCCGAGCTGGTGAATCGCGACATCGCCAACTACCGGACGATATTCGATGCGTGCGAAGTGCTGATGGAGACGGTGCAAGCGATCCCGCAGCCGGTGATCGCGTGCATCCAAGGCCCTGCCACCGCCGCAGGCTGCCAGCTAGCCGCCACGTGTGATCTGGCGATAGCCGCCGACATCGCGTGGTTTGCCACCCCGGGCGTCAAGATCGGTTTGTTCTGCTCGACGCCGATGGTGGCGCTCAGCCGGGCGGTCGGCCGCAAGAAGGCGATGCAGATGCTGCTGACCGGCGAACAGGTCCCGGCGCGCGAAGCGCTCGTGGCCGGACTCATCAATGAGGTCGTGACGCCCGGCGACTTGACGGCAGCGACCCGCGCGCTGGCCGACAAGATCGCGGCATCGAGCCCGGTGGTGGTCGGCATCGGCAAGCGCGCCTTCTACAAGCAGGTCGACATGCCGCAACATGACGCGTACGAGTACACGAAAGAAGTGATGTCGCAGAACGCCGCCGGCCCCGACGCGCATGAGGGCATCAGCGCGTTCCTCGAAAAGCGCCCCCCGAAGTGGCCTAAGTAGGTCACACTAAGCGCGCTTTGCGAAGCACAGGGTGTAATCCAGCGCCGAATACGCCTCGTCAAGGTTCGCGTGCACAGGGAACACCCGGTCCAGCGCGGTCAGGCTCAACGCGCGCCGGATGTTCGGATTGTCGACGACCACGCACAGCTGCCCGCCGGCCTCTCGAACGATGCGCAACGCGATGATGATCGCTTTGAGAACGAGCGCGTCCGTGGTCTCGAGCTGCCGCAGATCAACGATATGGACGTACTTGCCGTCGCGCACGTGATCTCGGAATGCGCTGCGCATGCGCGAGCACGATTGGACGTCGAATGGCTCTGAAAACTCCGTGACGGTGATCGCTTGCGGTTGATTCCACATCTGATTCTTCCTCCGATTAGTTCTAATGTAGTGCCGGGGCTTTAGCCCCGGCTTGCGTCTGTGGTCTGCTTAGATCTTGGGTCCCCAGCCACCGAAGATCGCTGTGTCCGGACCCCTGCGGATGCGGACGAGCGTCGAACGGTTGTCGAGCAGGTCGTTGGTCTCGTCGTCAAGATCCTCGGCGTAGTTGTTCGGCTTCTCACTCATGGACGTGGCCCTCCCAGGCATGTAGCTTTCCGGGCAAGCCCGGATGTGTGGGTCAGGGCGCTTGGGTGCAGTCGAGCACCCCGACTCGTTCATGGTACTCGCCGGAGGGGGTCGCTCGAATCGGGGTTTACACGGAGAATTGGCGCGTCTCAGTACGGAGAATTGCCCGCCTGGCGCGAAAGTTGGGCGGCCGTGCTCGGACCCGCTACGCCGCCGCCCGAAATGAGCGTCACGACCTTCGCTTACGGGACGGCGCGGACCTCAGAAGCGCTTGACCTCTACCTCCCGACAGGCCGTCGCGGCGAGCCGCTTGCCGTGTTCGTGCATGGCGGCGCGTGGGTATCGGGCGACAAGCGCGACTACGCCCCACTGGGCGCGGCCTTTGCCAAGCGCGGCATCGCTGTGGCGATCGTCAACTATCCGTTGGCGCCCCTTGTGAGCGCGGAGGAGCAGGCAGGCGCTGTTGGGGCAGCCGTGCAGTGGCTCGTCGCACGCGCAGATACCGCCGGCTACGACGGTGCGCGCGTCTTTCTCATCGGACATTCCGCCGGCGCGCAGCTCGTGCTCTTCGCGTTGCTCTCGGGCTTGTTGCCGCGCGCGCCTGTTGCGGGGATCGTCGCGATCGGCGCCGTCGGCATCAACCCAAGCCGCGATGTGCAAGACTTGCAGCAACAGTATCAGGGCATCTATGAGCCTGCGTTCGGGCCCGATCGGGAAACGTGGTCCCGCTTCGACATTGGACCGCGTTTGCTCGGCAAGGAGCCGCCGTGCTTGGTCATCCACGGACGAGCCGATGACATGGCGCCCGAAGCCATCTCGCGCGAACTCGCGGAGCAGCTTCGGGCGGCCGGCGACCAGGTGGACTACCTCCAACCGGAGGGTCGCGATCACTGGGGAATCCTCGCGGCCATGGCTGCCCAGCCGGACGACCCGAGCATGCTGGCCGTCGAACGGTTCATCTTCCGCAAATAATCACGACCTTCTCACCGCTGTCTCACACTGCCCCGGCCGTTTCGTAGTACAAAAAAGGGGACATGCTCATGCTGGTCGTTCAGCTCAACTACGCTCTCGCCCGGTGGAAGTCGGCCCTGGCCCTCATCTACCTGGCTGGCGCCCTGTTCGCGGGCATCGTGTTCGGCCATCAAGGAGCAGGCGGGAATGCAGCTGCGGCCGCTCCTGGTGACATACACAAGATCAAACACGTCGTCATCATCATGCAAGAGAACCGCTCGTACGACGAATACTTCGGCACGTACCCGGGCGGCGACGGGCTGCCGCGGAGGGCGGACGGCAATTTTGCGGTTTGCGTCCACGATCCAGCTAGCGGCAGCTGCGTGCAACCCTATCACGATGGAAACGATGTCAACGGAGGCGGTCCACACGGAGCGCCGAGCGCCGTGGCCGACATCGACGCCGGCAAGATGGATGGCTTCATCGCCGAGCAGCAGCGAGGCGGCCGGCGGCGCTGCCAAGCATTTGATCCGCGCTGCGGCGGCGGTGACCGCCCGGATGTTATGGGCTACAAAGACGCGCGCGACATTCCGAACTACTGGGCGTATGCGCAGACTTTCGTGCTGCAGGACCGCATATTCGAGCCCAATGCGTCGTGGAGTTTGCCCGCGCATCTCTTCATGGTTTCGGGCTGGTCGGCGCGCTGCGGCTCGCACGATCCGATGAGCTGCGTCAACGAGCTGCAGAACCCGCAACGGCTCGGCGGCAACGCGCGCGTGCGGTTACGCGGTGCTCAAGACCCCGTCTATGCCTGGACCGACCTCACGTATCTCTTGCACAAGAACCACGTCAGTTGGGGCTACTATCTTTCGGAGGGCACGCAGCCGGATTGTGCCGACGATCAGATGTTCTGCGCGCCCACGGGGCAGAACAAGAAGGTGCCCGAGATCTGGAACCCGCTGCCGTGGTTCGACACGGTGAAGGCCGACGGCGAGCTCGGCAACATCCAGGACGTATCAAACTTCTATGCCGCGGCGAAAACCGGCAAGCTGCCGGCGGTATCGTGGGTGGTGCCCAACGGGGCGCTGTCGGAACACCCGCCGGCGCTCGTAAGCACCGGTCAAGCATACGTCACCAGCGTCATCAATGCGGTCATGGCGGGGCCGGATTGGAACAGCACCGCGATCTTCCTCGCCTGGGACGATTGGGGCGGTTTCTACGACCACGTCGCGCCGCCGGTGGTCGATCAGAACGGCTACGGCCTGCGCGTTCCGGGCATACTGATCAGTCCCTATGCGAAAAAAGGCTACGTAGACCATCAGACTCTGAGCTTCGACGCCTACGTGAAGTTCATCGAGGATGATTTCCTCAACGCCGCGCGCATCGACCCCAAGACCGATGGCAGACCCGATGCGCGCCCAGACGTGCGCGAGAACGCAGCGCAGCTGGGCAATCTGCTGAGCGAATTCGACTTCAACCAGAGCCCGCGGGCGCCGCTCTTGTTGCCGCTACATCCGACGCCGGGGCCTGCCTCCCGCTAGCTCCAAGGCAGCGCGAATTTGCATTGTCCGCTGCACACGGCGAAGTCCGTGCTTGAGGCCAAAACGCCGTTCACGGAGATCTCCGCGCGATACAGCCCCTCAGGCCAAGTCGTGCCGGGAGGCGGCGTGATGTTAAAACTCGGAGTGCTTGAGCCGGCGCCCACCGTCACCTCATAAGTCCTGACGATTTGCGTGTTGCAGGCCTCCACGCCGCCAAGGTCCGTGCCCATCCAGCGCACGCTGATTTGACTGCTGGCCGGAACGTTTTCCACACTCAGCACGGCGCTGATCTGTGACGCATTTGGCTGAAAGGTCCTGCCTGGATTGACGGGTTTTCCTTGAGCGTCCGCTCGCTCTGCCATCGTCACGCTCATGGCGAATCCCGGAGGCTTCTCATCGGACGCCGGGCGCGTGCACTTGCCGAACGACACGGGCGGCGCCGTCGGCGGCGCCGGTGCGTCCTTTGCCAGTGCGAAGTTCAGTGTTTTATCAACAGTTCCGTTGAGATAGACGTCGATCTTGTACTTGCCCGCGGGCAAGTTGGGATAGGTCCAGTGGAATGCGACGTTTTGCGTTCCCTCAGAAGTGTTGACGTCGACTTCACCGACTTTCGTGTTCGCCGGCGAGGAGCCGTTGGTATCCACCGCCGTAAGTACGCCTTTTAGCGCAGTGCCGTTCGGCGGATTCGAGACCGTGACGATGGCGTAGATGGCTCCCTGCGTGGTGGGGAATGTTTGCGTGACATTGATTGGCGCGTGGGTCAAGGGCGTCGATCCACTGGCGAGGACAGCCTCCGTTATGGAGGCGGCGCCGGCCGGGGTGGCAGTCGCAGCGTTCCCCTGGGAAGCCGCTGTCTCTCGTTTGAACGTCGAGACCTCGCTGCCGATCGTCATCGTGAGCTCATCTCCGGAGATGGCGATCTTCGCCTGCGACTTTCCGTTCAGCTGGATAGTGCTGTCGTCGAGCCAGCGATACGAGCCGTGGTTGATTTGAGCACCAAGCGTGGTGACCAAGGTCCCGTCATTGTTGTATTGGGTCGTGATCTTCTGGGACCCGGCCATGGACGCCCACGTGCCCACGATCAACGCTTGCGCGGCTGTGGTTGCGGCCGCTTGCGGAGCCGCTCCCGCTCGGGTGAACTTGAATACGTCGGCTCCGGAAGTCTCGGTGAGTTGATCCTGGGAAATGGTGACTTTCGACGTGTTGCTTTTCCCGTTTACGACGGTCTCAACGGTCGAGTCGTCAAGCCACTTGTACGTGCCGTTTGTGTTTGCACCGGCCGCCGAGATAATGAAGGTCCCATCGGCGGTATACTCGTTCGTGATTTGACCATCAGACCCGCTCAACTCCCACTTGCCGACGATCAACGCCTGCGGGCTTCCGGGCCCCGGCCCATTGGGCGGCGTCGTTTTGTGAGCGCAAGCAACGCAGAAAAGGCTCAACGACAGAACGAGAACGAAAAGCTTCTTCATGCCACGTCTCAGTCTTGGGGAAGCGTAAGGGCTGCCGCGTTTGGCTGCGTGCTCTTCGAACTCCTCGTCCCAATAGAAAAGACCCGGCGCGAACGCCGGGTCTTTCGTGTTGTCGGCCTAGTACGCTGAGCGCTGCTTTTGGAAGCAGTCGCGGCAGTACACGGGCTTGTCGCCGCGGGGCTGGAACGGAACTTCCGCTACGCCTCCGCAAGCGCTGCAGGTCGCCTTGAACATCTCGCGCGGGCCGCTGTTGTAGCGACGATCGCCGCCGCCGCCGCCCCCGCCGCCGCCGCCGCCGCTGCGGCTCGCCTTGCGGGCTTGCCGGCAGTCCGGACAACGGCTCGGTTTGTTCTGGAAACCTTTTTGGTCGTAGAATTCCTGTTCGCCGGCGGTAAACGTGAATTGATTGCCGCAGTCGACGCAGGTGATGAGTTGATCGGTATACACGAGTCTTAGAAACTCCCTTCGCGCGCCGTCAGTGTTCTAACGGCACACTCGTCAGTGATATCGTTTCGGTGATGGGTTTCTGACGATCGCGAAGAGGAGGTCTTGTGGATTCCTAATCGACGTCTGGGCCAAGCCCTACCAACTATCCAAAACTACATAAATCATAGCATCATTGTGCTCTCTTAATCAAGCCTTTTGGGCCTCTTAGGAGGGCCGGCGCTGCTGGGCCGAAGAACGAAACGCCCTGCAAAAGCCCCTTTAGTACCGGCAATCACAGGCTGAATGGAGATAACGAACATGCCTCGTCCCGTGCATTTCGAACTGCCCGCAGACAACCCCGAGCGGGCGATCAAGTTCTATGAGGGCGTCTTCGGCTGGAAATTCAACAAGTGGGGAGGCGGCGAACTGCCCTACTGGGTCGTTGAAACCGGCGAGGGACCCGGCATCGACGGCGGCCTCTCGAAGCGGCAAAAGCCCGGTTCCAGCACGAGAAATTCGATCAGCGTCGATAGCGTCGATGAGGCATCGAAGAAAGTGACGGCTGCCGGCGGCAAAGTCGTCGAGCCGAAGATGCCGATCCCGACCGTCGGCTATGTCGCGTATTGCCTGGATACCGAGGGCAATTCGTTCGGACTATTCCAAAGCGACCCCAACGCGAAGTTGGGCTGACTCTTGGAACTGCGCGCGATACAGTTGCGCGTAGAGCCCGCCTCGCGCCAACAAGTCGGCGTGCGTGCCCGATTCGACGATCCTCCCCGCAGCGACGGCATGGATGACGTCGGCCCGCAGCACCGTAGAGAGCCGGTGCGCGATCACCAAGCTCGTGCGGCC
Proteins encoded:
- a CDS encoding alpha/beta hydrolase; protein product: MLGPATPPPEMSVTTFAYGTARTSEALDLYLPTGRRGEPLAVFVHGGAWVSGDKRDYAPLGAAFAKRGIAVAIVNYPLAPLVSAEEQAGAVGAAVQWLVARADTAGYDGARVFLIGHSAGAQLVLFALLSGLLPRAPVAGIVAIGAVGINPSRDVQDLQQQYQGIYEPAFGPDRETWSRFDIGPRLLGKEPPCLVIHGRADDMAPEAISRELAEQLRAAGDQVDYLQPEGRDHWGILAAMAAQPDDPSMLAVERFIFRK
- a CDS encoding alkaline phosphatase family protein; its protein translation is MLMLVVQLNYALARWKSALALIYLAGALFAGIVFGHQGAGGNAAAAAPGDIHKIKHVVIIMQENRSYDEYFGTYPGGDGLPRRADGNFAVCVHDPASGSCVQPYHDGNDVNGGGPHGAPSAVADIDAGKMDGFIAEQQRGGRRRCQAFDPRCGGGDRPDVMGYKDARDIPNYWAYAQTFVLQDRIFEPNASWSLPAHLFMVSGWSARCGSHDPMSCVNELQNPQRLGGNARVRLRGAQDPVYAWTDLTYLLHKNHVSWGYYLSEGTQPDCADDQMFCAPTGQNKKVPEIWNPLPWFDTVKADGELGNIQDVSNFYAAAKTGKLPAVSWVVPNGALSEHPPALVSTGQAYVTSVINAVMAGPDWNSTAIFLAWDDWGGFYDHVAPPVVDQNGYGLRVPGILISPYAKKGYVDHQTLSFDAYVKFIEDDFLNAARIDPKTDGRPDARPDVRENAAQLGNLLSEFDFNQSPRAPLLLPLHPTPGPASR
- a CDS encoding VOC family protein, producing the protein MPRPVHFELPADNPERAIKFYEGVFGWKFNKWGGGELPYWVVETGEGPGIDGGLSKRQKPGSSTRNSISVDSVDEASKKVTAAGGKVVEPKMPIPTVGYVAYCLDTEGNSFGLFQSDPNAKLG
- a CDS encoding zinc-ribbon domain containing protein, which codes for MYTDQLITCVDCGNQFTFTAGEQEFYDQKGFQNKPSRCPDCRQARKASRSGGGGGGGGGGGDRRYNSGPREMFKATCSACGGVAEVPFQPRGDKPVYCRDCFQKQRSAY
- a CDS encoding acyl--CoA ligase family protein, giving the protein MLELDKTTFQKLWSRDQWSALPVNRSLLSPLSFLERSLHVFPDRVAVVDGDRRYTYAQFGERIYRLASALRGAGIRSGDRVAVLAPNSDEVLEAHFGVPQVGAILVAINIRLSADEITYILQHSGAKAIIIHPDFADLLAHGIKDTKIENLIWTGAPPSDPGLKGPTYEEFIQRGSPEPFNLGIDDEEQPISINYTSGTTGRPKGVLYTHRGAYLNALGEVYQAGLTGDSIYLWTLPMFHCNGWCYTWGVTATGARHVALPKVDPKLAFKLIVEEKVTHMCAAPTVIVALAAEATPDYRFPRLIRIVTAGAPPPPTVISRIESMGAVLTHAYGLTETYGPHTVSEWRAEWNDKPAEERARMKSRQGVGYIHAPELRVVDDEMRDVPADAATMGEVVMRGNNVMKGYFNDPAATEKAFRGGWFHSGDLGVMHPDGYIELRDRAKDIIISGGENISTIEVERAVYAHPAVLEAAVVGIPDDKWGEVPKAFVTLKSGASATEKEIIDFVREKIAHFKAPKAVEFGPLPKTSTGKVQKFKLREKEWAGREKRIN
- a CDS encoding enoyl-CoA hydratase, coding for MATEVKSTPHVLVQVDGAIATITLNRPEKRNALSLEMMRSLTAALRQVGAQRAVQVVVLAANGPVFSAGHDLSELVNRDIANYRTIFDACEVLMETVQAIPQPVIACIQGPATAAGCQLAATCDLAIAADIAWFATPGVKIGLFCSTPMVALSRAVGRKKAMQMLLTGEQVPAREALVAGLINEVVTPGDLTAATRALADKIAASSPVVVGIGKRAFYKQVDMPQHDAYEYTKEVMSQNAAGPDAHEGISAFLEKRPPKWPK
- a CDS encoding STAS domain-containing protein, which codes for MWNQPQAITVTEFSEPFDVQSCSRMRSAFRDHVRDGKYVHIVDLRQLETTDALVLKAIIIALRIVREAGGQLCVVVDNPNIRRALSLTALDRVFPVHANLDEAYSALDYTLCFAKRA
- a CDS encoding DUF885 domain-containing protein yields the protein MSNFRFLSFALALVVMQAAVPAASLPAAPAGDAALTALAKDYYRAEWLFSPTGATGTGVHDYDDRLDPVTPVAIKAEIAHLHATLNALAAIDAATLSFDGQVDQKSLDASIRGNLYQLEERATWQSDPGYYTGIGAGGVYAIISRAFAPASKRLTLAIDREAQLPGLLQQAEKNIVPTLVPAIVAKVAELDAQGSVDFFSTDVPRAFVGVGDAASQARFKAVNAAVMAAFKSYASFIHTRVAPKAHAPYAIGAATYRRLEQLQNIEDIPLDKLLAIGEARLARDKADFIATAKRIDPKKTPGQVLADIQKNHPTNAQLLSVAQAQLAQLVSFIKAKHIIDLPDAPIAKVIKTPQFAAQTTFASMNSPGPLETVATEAYYNVTLADPKWPADKAEQHLRFYTPYWLLIVSAHEAYPGHYVNYLFNKEHDLSLIRKIEWNPAFGEGWAHYDEQMMVDEGLGGGDPRYRLAQLSGALWRDCRYVVGIKEHTQGMTVEQATKFFMDNSYQPQEPAFREAVRGTMDPLYGYYTLGKLMLLKLRDDYKTKLGADYSLAKFHDELLSHGDPPIYFMRKYLLGQDDKGSLL
- a CDS encoding CapA family protein translates to MLALVMTAVMPPSHAQARLKASAGVQTMPAVTRNAAPEVTLDAVGDVMPGWGVAALVNKPGPDAPFALMHPIFAAADAVIGNLECPLSYRGKPTKAKSKAALKARKEFLLRGPPEAATGIANAGFAAMSLANNHMMDFGPVAMRDTLSALRDAGIGTAGAGENSAEAWQPAYFERRGLRFALLSFSDVIPIGYAASAKSPGIAAGRSTITGEIDRPYLKTLTESIKLARSQADVVIVFEHWGDEFVGRPSKEHVLEAHAAIDAGALLVIGAHPHVLGPIESYHGGLIAYTLGNFVFDTTPGLKTRSAVLQIHLRGDAITSWEAVPVEIKGGVPSPVGGRLVAAPLRWHFSSRHAYGPPE